A part of Saccharomyces cerevisiae S288C chromosome XIV, complete sequence genomic DNA contains:
- a CDS encoding uncharacterized protein (hypothetical protein; expression is cell-cycle regulated, Azf1p-dependent, and heat-inducible; YNR014W has a paralog, YMR206W, that arose from the whole genome duplication) — protein MSSTDIKPCAVNIPVSAHITFHYKSIADRSSSRSSSSSSCSSATSKACSPRGSSVGLPPALSTDNEIVETVLNVSAPVVADPTRPSLFKSNYTAASCLTSDPTSPSLLPSSRRNSVLPASDFHQCAHHKNFQRRASEPQLPSFDNRSSSEMKRSVSYAQHSMMFPISDQQEPQTSASPNDHSDPSCPCNRHHHRRNSVAVKFDKPLYERLET, from the coding sequence ATGTCGTCCACGGATATCAAGCCTTGTGCCGTGAACATCCCTGTTTCCGCTCACATCACCTTCCACTACAAGTCGATCGCGGACAGAAGCAGCAGCAGgagcagcagcagcagctCCTGCTCCTCTGCTACATCTAAAGCCTGCTCCCCCAGAGGCAGCTCCGTCGGCTTACCGCCTGCTTTATCAACTGACAATGAAATCGTCGAGACTGTACTTAATGTTTCCGCTCCCGTTGTAGCAGACCCTACGCGGCCCTCATTGTTCAAGAGTAACTACACCGCAGCCTCGTGCTTGACTTCTGACCCAACCTCGCCGTCACTACTGCCCTCTTCTAGGCGCAACTCTGTATTGCCGGCAAGCGACTTCCACCAATGCGCGCATCacaaaaactttcaaagaaGGGCCAGTGAGCCACAACTGCCCTCCTTCGATAATCGCTCGTCGTCCGAGATGAAAAGGTCCGTCTCGTACGCCCAGCATAGCATGATGTTCCCCATCAGTGACCAACAGGAGCCGCAAACATCCGCGTCTCCTAACGACCACTCAGACCCGTCTTGTCCTTGCAACAGACATCACCACAGAAGAAACTCGGTCGCCGTCAAGTTTGACAAACCATTGTATGAGAGACTAGAGACGTAG
- the PRP2 gene encoding DEAH-box RNA-dependent ATPase PRP2 (RNA-dependent DExH-box ATPase/helicase; required for activation of spliceosome before first transesterification step in RNA splicing; implicated in rearranging and proofreading snRNA structure in catalytic activation of spliceosome; ortholog of human protein DHX16), with protein sequence MSSITSETGKRRVKRTYEVTRQNDNAVRIEPSSLGEEEDKEAKDKNSALQLKRSRYDPNKVFSNTNQGPEKNNLKGEQLGSQKKSSKYDEKITSNNELTTKKGLLGDSENETKYASSNSKFNVEVTHKIKNAKEIDKINRQRMWEEQQLRNAMAGQSDHPDDITLEGSDKYDYVFDTDAMIDYTNEEDDLLPEEKLQYEARLAQALETEEKRILTIQEARKLLPVHQYKDELLQEIKKNQVLIIMGETGSGKTTQLPQYLVEDGFTDQGKLQIAITQPRRVAATSVAARVADEMNVVLGKEVGYQIRFEDKTTPNKTVLKYMTDGMLLREFLTDSKLSKYSCIMIDEAHERTLATDILIGLLKDILPQRPTLKLLISSATMNAKKFSEFFDNCPIFNVPGRRYPVDIHYTLQPEANYIHAAITTIFQIHTTQSLPGDILVFLTGQEEIERTKTKLEEIMSKLGSRTKQMIITPIYANLPQEQQLKIFQPTPENCRKVVLATNIAETSLTIDGIRYVIDPGFVKENSYVPSTGMTQLLTVPCSRASVDQRAGRAGRVGPGKCFRIFTKWSYLHELELMPKPEITRTNLSNTVLLLLSLGVTDLIKFPLMDKPSIPTLRKSLENLYILGALNSKGTITRLGKMMCEFPCEPEFAKVLYTAATHEQCQGVLEECLTIVSMLHETPSLFIGQKRDAAASVLSEVESDHILYLEIFNQWRNSKFSRSWCQDHKIQFKTMLRVRNIRNQLFRCSEKVGLVEKNDQARMKIGNIAGYINARITRCFISGFPMNIVQLGPTGYQTMGRSSGGLNVSVHPTSILFVNHKEKAQRPSKYVLYQQLMLTSKEFIRDCLVIPKEEWLIDMVPQIFKDLIDDKTNRGRR encoded by the coding sequence ATGTCAAGTATTACATCTGAAACCGGTAAGCGAAGAGTGAAACGAACGTATGAAGTTACAAGACAGAATGACAATGCAGTAAGAATAGAGCCTTCTTCCTTGGGTGAGGAAGAAGACAAAGAGGCCAAGGATAAGAACTCTGCCTTGCAGCTAAAACGATCACGCTATGACCCcaataaagttttttctAATACGAACCAAGGTccagaaaagaacaatttaAAAGGAGAACAACTTGGATCACAAAAAAAGTCATCAAAgtatgatgaaaaaataacgTCAAATAATGAACTTACTACAAAGAAGGGTCTACTAGGTGACTCCGAGAATGAAACTAAGTACGCCTCTTCTAATTCTAAATTTAACGTAGAAGTTACTcataaaataaagaatgcaaaagaaattgacaAAATAAACAGACAACGCATGTGGGAAGAACAACAATTGCGAAATGCTATGGCGGGGCAAAGCGATCACCCTGATGATATAACATTGGAAGGCTCTGACAAGTACGATTATGTGTTCGACACAGATGCAATGATTGATTATACTAATGAGGAGGACGATTTACTACCTGAAGAGAAACTTCAATATGAGGCACGTCTAGCACAAGCTTTAGAAACTGAGGAAAAGCGTATACTGACTATACAAGAGGcaagaaaacttttgcCTGTACATCAATACAAGGATGAGCTACTACAAgagatcaaaaaaaatcaagttTTGATTATAATGGGTGAAACCGGTTCTGGTAAAACCACACAGTTACCCCAATATTTGGTAGAAGATGGATTCACTGATCAGGGAAAGTTACAGATTGCCATAACACAACCACGTCGTGTGGCGGCCACTTCTGTTGCTGCAAGAGTAGCAGATGAAATGAATGTTGTGCTTGGGAAGGAAGTGGGTTATCAGATCCGTTTTGAAGACAAAACAACCCCAAATAAAACGGTTCTAAAGTATATGACGGATGGTATGTTACTAAGAGAATTTCTTACAGATTCCAAATTAAGCAAATATTCTTGTATTATGATTGATGAAGCTCATGAACGTACTCTAGCCACAGATATCCTGATAGGTTTGCTGAAAGATATTTTGCCGCAGAGGCCCACTTTAAAATTGCTTATATCATCAGCAACAATGAAcgcaaaaaaattttcagagttttttgataattgtCCCATTTTCAACGTTCCTGGGAGAAGATATCCTGTAGATATCCACTACACATTACAGCCGGAGGCAAACTATATACATGCCGCTATAACAactatttttcaaattcataCTACGCAAAGTTTACCGGGGGATATATTGGTGTTTTTAACGGggcaagaagaaattgaaagaacAAAAACCAAACTGGAGGAGATCATGTCTAAATTAGGTTCTAgaacaaaacaaatgaTTATAACTCCTATATACGCAAATTTACCCCAAGAGcagcaattgaaaattttccagCCGACTCCGGAAAATTGTAGGAAAGTTGTTTTGGCAACTAATATTGCGGAAACTTCATTGACCATTGATGGTATTAGATATGTCATTGATCCTGGATTTGTTAAGGAAAATTCGTACGTACCCTCCACTGGAATGACCCAACTTTTAACAGTTCCATGCTCAAGAGCTTCAGTTGATCAGCGTGCCGGTAGGGCTGGTCGTGTTGGGCCGGGAAAATGTTTTAGAATTTTTACCAAATGGTCATATTTGCACGAGTTGGAACTTATGCCTAAGCCTGAGATCACAAGAACAAATCTTTCTAATACggtgttattattattatcgcTTGGCGTTACTGACCTAATAAAGTTTCCCCTGATGGATAAGCCCAGTATCCCCACATTACGGAAgtctttggaaaatttatACATTTTAGGTGCCTTAAATAGCAAAGGGACAATCACTCGGTTAGGTAAAATGATGTGCGAGTTTCCTTGTGAACCTGAATTTGCAAAAGTGCTTTATACAGCTGCTACGCACGAACAATGTCAAGGTGTACTAGAAGAGTGTTTGACCATAGTTTCGATGCTACATGAAACACcttcattatttattgGTCAAAAAAGAGATGCTGCGGCAAGTGTGTTAAGCGAAGTGGAAAGTGATCACATATTGTATTTGGAAATCTTCAACCAATGGAGAAACTCTAAATTTTCCAGAAGTTGGTGTCAAGACCACAAAATTCAATTCAAAACGATGTTGAGGGTAAGAAATATtagaaaccaattattCAGGTGCAGTGAAAAGGTTGGATTAGTTGAAAAGAACGACCAAGCCAGGATGAAGATAGGCAATATAGCGGGCTACATAAATGCTAGAATAACTCGATGCTTCATCAGCGGGTTTCCGATGAATATTGTACAATTAGGCCCCACCGGCTATCAAACCATGGGTAGGTCATCAGGTGGGCTGAACGTTAGTGTTCATCCTACCAGTATACTTTTCGTTAATCATAAGGAAAAGGCGCAGAGACCAAGCAAATATGTgctttatcaacaattgATGCTAACGTCGAAGGAATTTATCAGGGACTGTCTAGTTATCCCTAAGGAAGAATGGTTGATAGACATGGTTCCACAAATCTTTAAAGATTTAATTGACGATAAAACAAATAGGGGGAGGCGGTGA
- the PHO91 gene encoding Pho91p (Low-affinity vacuolar phosphate transporter; exports phosphate from vacuolar lumen to cytosol; regulates phosphate and polyphosphate metabolism; acts upstream of Pho81p in regulation of PHO pathway; localizes to sites of contact between vacuole and mitochondria (vCLAMPs); targeted to vacuole via AP-3 pathway; transcription independent of Pi and Pho4p activity; overexpression results in vigorous growth) — protein sequence MKFSHSLQFNSVPEWSTKYLAYSQLKKLIYSLQKDKLYSNNKHHVVEPHDANDENLPLLADASPDDQFYISKFVAALNQELKKIDKFYISQETGLIANYNELKDDVMELENTNKATQLFNQQQQHQLQSVARNRKSKSQQRQRRFSSVSSTDSNPSLTDMSIDSAPVIHTQVSNTTNNGNSMQNLASASVSLSNSNPVYLSPFTQHRLSLKKRLISIYTQLSELKDFIELNQTGFSKICKKFDKSLNTNLKQNYLNYIKFHSHVFNPATINRIQHHITETILTYASLNKGTRRPSNTFNLDADRINNDENSSGNEEDEDGNRQEVLDFQDAERELSSHLRDHVVWERNTVWKDMMNLERKYQSAKTDNKKFSKLSSSQLRPNANITESMAMSSGGAGIIAPSTDSLTFRELMHLPPKQWLQFIMGQTSLLKFLLITSCFIALLTFNLTPFTQDSLQKNCFAILIYASLLWATETIPLFVTSLMIPLLIVVFPVIKDPITSQPMSPRDSSQFILSTMWSSVIMLLLGGFTLAAALSKYNIAKVLSTHILASAGTNPHFILLTNMFVALFVSMWVSNVAAPVLCYSIVQPLLRTLPRNCSYAKALILGIALASNIGGMSSPIASPQNIFSIGIMDPSPSWAEWFMIALPVCFICVMAIWVLLIITFPPEPNVKILQLHPSRDPFTLKQWFVTLVCIITIVLWCLSNQISGIFGEMGIISIIPIVVFFGTGLLTSDDFNNFMWTIVVLAMGGTTLGKAVSSSGLLSTMAQLIKAQVEHEPIFIIVLIFGLVILVMATFVSHTVAAMIIVPLMSEIGSNLPSGDHSRLLIVIAALLCSSAMGLPTSGFPNVTAISMIDEVGDRYLTVGTFITRGVPASLLSYAAIVTVGYGILKVMGF from the coding sequence ATGAAGTTCTCGCATTCCTTACAATTCAATTCTGTACCAGAATGGTCTACCAAGTATCTGGCCTATTCGcagctgaaaaaattgatctATTCTTTGCAAAAAGATAAGCTGTACAGTAACAATAAGCACCATGTTGTGGAGCCACATGACGCCAACGATGAAAATCTGCCGCTATTGGCAGATGCTTCTCCAGATGATCAATTCTACATCTCTAAATTTGTTGCTGCCTTAAAccaagaattgaaaaaaattgataaattctACATATCTCAAGAAACAGGTCTTATCGCCAACTACAACGAATTGAAGGACGATGTCATGGAACTGGAAAACACGAACAAGGCCACCCAATTGTTTAAtcagcagcaacagcatCAACTGCAAAGTGTTGCAAGAAACAGGAAGTCTAAGTCACAACAACGCCAAAGAAGGTTTAGTAGTGTCTCCTCCACGGACTCCAACCCCTCTCTGACAGACATGTCGATTGACTCTGCACCCGTCATCCACACGCAGGTCTCGAACACGACTAATAATGGTAACTCAATGCAAAACCTGGCCTCCGCTTCAGTGTCGCTTTCTAACTCTAACCCTGTGTATCTTTCTCCTTTTACCCAACATAGGCTctctttaaagaaaagattgaTATCGATCTACACCCAGTTGTCCGAGTTGAAGGACTTTATTGAGTTGAACCAGACCGGGTTCTCCAAGATCTGCAAGAAATTTGACAAGTCCTTAAATACGAACTTGAAGCAGAACTACTTGAACTATATCAAATTCCATTCGCATGTTTTCAATCCTGCTACAATAAATAGGATTCAGCATCACATTACCGAGACCATCCTCACTTACGCTAGCTTGAACAAGGGCACGCGTCGACCATCTAATACGTTTAACTTGGACGCTGACCGAATCAACAATGACGAAAACAGCAGCggtaatgaagaagacgaagatgGCAACAGACAAGAAGTCCTCGATTTCCAGGATGCTGAGCGTGAATTATCCTCTCATTTGAGAGATCACGTAGTTTGGGAAAGAAACACCGTTTGGAAAGATATGATGAATTTGGAGAGAAAGTACCAATCTGCCAAGACTGACAACAAgaagttttcaaagttgAGTTCCAGTCAATTGCGCCCCAATGCCAACATTACTGAATCCATGGCAATGTCGAGTGGTGGCGCCGGTATCATCGCTCCATCAACGGATTCCCTAACTTTCCGTGAACTCATGCATTTACCACCCAAGCAATGGTTGCAATTTATCATGGGCCAAACTTCCCTGCTGAAGTTTCTGTTAATCACCTCATGTTTCATTGCATTATTAACTTTTAATTTGACTCCTTTTACGCAGGATTCCTTACAGAAAAACTGTTTCGCCATCTTAATATATGCATCTTTATTATGGGCCACTGAGACCATCCCCCTTTTCGTGACTTCTCTAATGATTCCTCTGCTTATTGTAGTGTTCCCTGTTATCAAGGACCCTATCACCTCCCAACCAATGTCTCCCCGTGATTCCTCTCAGTTCATCTTATCAACGATGTGGTCGAGTGTCATCATGCTTTTGCTGGGTGGGTTTACTTTAGCAGCCGCCCTTTCCAAGTACAACATTGCCAAAGTCCTTTCTACGCATATTTTGGCATCCGCCGGTACAAACCCacattttattcttttaacAAATATGTTTGTGGCGCTCTTTGTTTCCATGTGGGTTTCTAATGTTGCTGCCCCCGTTCTTTGCTATTCAATTGTTCAACCTTTGCTCAGAACACTGCCAAGAAATTGTTCCTATGCCAAAGCTCTAATTCTTGGTATCGCTCTTGCCTCCAATATCGGTGGTATGTCTTCTCCCATCGCTTCTCCTcaaaacattttttctattgGTATAATGGACCCTTCACCATCTTGGGCTGAATGGTTTATGATTGCGCTACCTGTGTGCTTTATTTGTGTCATGGCAATTTGGGTGCTATTGATCATAACCTTCCCTCCTGAGCCAAATgtgaaaattttgcaatTGCATCCATCCCGTGATCCATTCACTCTGAAGCAATGGTTTGTCACTTTAGTTTGCATTATAACAATTGTTCTTTGGTGTCTTTCAAACCAAATCTCCGGTATCTTTGGTGAAATGGGAATCATATCTATTATACCTATAGTAGTCTTCTTCGGTACAGGTCTTCTAACTTCGGATgatttcaataatttcatgtGGACAATCGTTGTTTTGGCCATGGGAGGTACCACCCTAGGTAAGGCGGTAAGCTCATCCGGTTTATTGTCTACAATGGCACAGTTAATTAAGGCGCAGGTTGAGCATGAACCaatcttcattattgtGTTGATCTTCGGTCTAGTGATTCTTGTAATGGCCACTTTTGTCTCCCATACCGTCGCGGCAATGATCATCGTACCATTAATGAGTGAGATCGGTTCCAATCTACCTTCAGGTGATCATTCTAGACTATTGATCGTTATAGCCGCCCTATTATGCTCTAGTGCTATGGGTCTTCCAACCTCTGGTTTCCCCAACGTGACTGCCATTTCAATGATTGATGAAGTTGGTGATAGATATTTGACCGTGGGTACATTTATTACGAGAGGTGTACCAGCCAGTTTGTTAAGTTATGCCGCTATTGTTACAGTAGGTTATGGCATATTGAAAGTAATGGGATTTTAA
- the SMM1 gene encoding tRNA-dihydrouridine(20) synthase (NAD(+)) (Dihydrouridine synthase; member of a family of dihydrouridine synthases including Dus1p, Smm1p, Dus3p, and Dus4p; modifies uridine residues at position 20 of the D loop of cytoplasmic pre-tRNAs): protein MVTYAGKLVLAPMVRAGELPTRLMALAHGADLVWSPEIIDKKLIQCVRKENTALQTVDYVVPSKVQTRPETLVFRTYPKLESSKLIFQIGSASPALATQAALKVINDVSGIDINAGCPKHFSIHSGMGSALLRTPDTLCLILKELVKNVGNPHSKPISVKIRLLDTKQDTLQLVKRLCATGITNLTVHCRKTEMRNREQPITDYIAEIYEICQANNVSLIVNGAIRDRSHFHDLQANHWKNTNIGGMIAECAERDPTVFDHTSKPSEDGPSWVVACREFIQWATKFDNHIGNTKYMLSRIVPGKSVFFQYFARCKSPEEVSFVLKQLNDDGSAQTDPSEYLENCRAQEKALKNANAIAKQKRKQTDHIGSDTKKQKVVPLPTDI from the coding sequence ATGGTTACATATGCTGGAAAACTGGTTCTAGCTCCAATGGTAAGAGCCGGCGAACTGCCCACGAGACTGATGGCGCTGGCCCACGGTGCAGATCTCGTCTGGTCCCCAGAAATCATCGACAAAAAGCTAATTCAGTGCGTCAGGAAGGAAAACACTGCACTCCAAACTGTCGACTACGTCGTGCCGTCCAAGGTTCAAACGAGGCCGGAGACGCTCGTTTTCAGAACATATCCAAAACTAGAATCCTCTAAATTGATTTTCCAGATCGGGTCTGCATCCCCGGCTCTGGCCACCCAGGCTGCTTTGAAAGTGATCAACGACGTCAGCGGGATAGATATCAATGCAGGCTGCCCCAAACACTTCTCTATACACTCCGGCATGGGCTCTGCCCTCTTGCGCACCCCAGACACACTGTGTCTCATCTTGAAAGAACTGGTTAAGAACGTGGGTAACCCTCACAGCAAACCCATCAGTGTGAAAATAAGACTCTTGGACACCAAGCAAGACACTCTACAGCTCGTCAAACGTCTGTGTGCCACGGGCATCACAAATCTTACAGTTCACTGCAGGAAGACTGAAATGAGAAACAGAGAGCAGCCCATCACAGATTACATTGCGGAGATCTACGAGATATGCCAGGCAAATAACGTGTCGTTGATTGTGAACGGCGCTATCCGCGACCGCtctcattttcatgatTTACAAGCGAATCATTGGAAAAACACTAACATTGGTGGTATGATTGCAGAGTGTGCTGAACGGGACCCTACAGTTTTTGATCACACTTCTAAGCCTTCAGAAGACGGTCCATCTTGGGTCGTTGCTTGTCGCGAGTTTATTCAGTGGGCAACGAAGTTTGACAACCACATCGGCAATACAAAATACATGTTAAGCAGAATTGTCCCCGGAAAATCAGTCTTTTTTCAGTACTTTGCCCGTTGCAAGAGCCCGGAAGAAGTTAGTTTCGTACTAAAGCAATTGAACGATGATGGAAGCGCTCAAACAGATCCTTCAGAGTACTTGGAAAACTGCAGAGCTCAAGAAaaagctttgaaaaacGCCAACGCCATCGCCAAGCAAAAGAGGAAACAGACCGATCACATAGGCAGTGACACTAAAAAGCAAAAGGTTGTACCCCTTCCCACagatatataa
- the URK1 gene encoding uridine kinase URK1 (Uridine/cytidine kinase; component of the pyrimidine ribonucleotide salvage pathway that converts uridine into UMP and cytidine into CMP; involved in the pyrimidine deoxyribonucleotide salvage pathway, converting deoxycytidine into dCMP) — protein sequence MSHRIAPSKERSSSFISILDDETRDTLKANAVMDGEVDVKKTKGKSSRYIPPWTTPYIIGIGGASGSGKTSVAAKIVSSINVPWTVLISLDNFYNPLGPEDRARAFKNEYDFDEPNAINLDLAYKCILNLKEGKRTNIPVYSFVHHNRVPDKNIVIYGASVVVIEGIYALYDRRLLDLMDLKIYVDADLDVCLARRLSRDIVSRGRDLDGCIQQWEKFVKPNAVKFVKPTMKNADAIIPSMSDNATAVNLIINHIKSKLELKSNEHLRELIKLGSSPSQDVLNRNIIHELPPTNQVLSLHTMLLNKNLNCADFVFYFDRLATILLSWALDDIPVAHTNIITPGEHTMENVIACQFDQVTAVNIIRSGDCFMKSLRKTIPNITIGKLLIQSDSQTGEPQLHCEFLPPNIEKFGKVFLMEGQIISGAAMIMAIQVLLDHGIDLEKISVVVYLATEVGIRRILNAFDNKVNIFAGMIISREKLQNHQYKWALTRFFDSKYFGCD from the coding sequence atgtCCCATCGTATAGCACCTTCCAAAGAACgatcttcatcatttatttcaattttagACGATGAAACAAGAGACACATTGAAAGCTAATGCAGTCATGGATGGTGAAGTAGATGtcaaaaaaacaaaaggaaaaagctCTCGGTATATCCCACCATGGACAACTCCATATATAATAGGTATAGGTGGTGCTTCAGGTTCAGGCAAGACAAGCGTTGCTGCTAAGATTGTGTCGTCAATTAATGTTCCCTGGACAGTATTAATATCTTTGGATAACTTTTACAATCCATTAGGCCCAGAGGACAGAGCCAGAGCctttaaaaatgaatacGATTTCGACGAGCCAAATGCCATCAACTTAGATTTGGCATATAAGTGCATTTTGAACTTAAAGGAGGGCAAAAGGACAAATATCCCAGTTTATAGCTTCGTCCACCACAATAGAGTTCctgataaaaatatagtCATATACGGGGCCAGTGTGGTAGTTATCGAAGGGATCTACGCCCTTTACGATCGCCGATTGCTGGATTTGATGGACTTGAAAATTTATGTTGACGCTGATTTGGATGTCTGCTTAGCAAGAAGATTGTCGAGAGATATAGTTTCCAGAGGGAGAGATTTGGATGGTTGTATTCAACAATGGGAGAAATTTGTGAAACCAAATGCGGTAAAGTTTGTGAAACCAACAATGAAGAATGCAGATGCTATCATTCCATCGATGAGTGATAATGCTACAGCGGTAAATTTAATCATTAACCACATCAAGTCAAAACTGGAACTAAAATCAAATGAACACTTAAGAGAGCTAATCAAATTGGGCTCTTCTCCTTCACAAGATGTGCTTAATCGTAACATAATTCATGAATTGCCGCCCACCAACCAAGTTCTTTCGCTGCATACTATGCTTCTAAATAAAAATCTAAATTGCGCGGACTTTGTTTTCTACTTTGACAGGTTAGCAACAATTTTGTTATCATGGGCACTTGATGACATTCCTGTAGCACATACGAACATAATTACACCTGGTGAGCATACCATGGAAAACGTTATTGCCTGTCAATTCGATCAAGTTACAGCTGTTAATATTATTCGATCTGGCGATTGTTTTATGAAGTCTTTGAGAAAGACGATCCCCAATATCACAATTGGTAAATTGTTGATTCAGTCCGATTCACAAACTGGGGAACCTCAACTGCATTGCGAATTTTTACCCCCAAATATAGAAAAGTTTGGCAAGGTTTTCTTAATGGAAGGTCAAATCATAAGTGGTGCGGCCATGATCATGGCCATCCAGGTGCTTTTAGATCATGGTAttgatttggaaaagattAGCGTGGTGGTTTATTTGGCCACTGAAGTTGGTATCCGACGTATATTAAATGCATTTGATAACAAAGTCAACATTTTTGCTGGTATGATCATCTCCAGAGAAAAGTTAcaaaatcatcaatacAAATGGGCATTGACcagattttttgattcAAAGTATTTTGGTTGTGATTGA